In Pseudorasbora parva isolate DD20220531a chromosome 20, ASM2467924v1, whole genome shotgun sequence, a single window of DNA contains:
- the cd36 gene encoding platelet glycoprotein 4 — MTCCDQRCRLIAGAVVGALIAVLGGILIPVGNTFIENTVNKETVLENGTLAFDTWTSVDVAIYRQFWLFDVQNPDDVVSHGAKPVLVQKGPYTYRTRFIPKTNITFNDNFTVSFVLPAGAIFEPGMSVGNEEDIVTSLNLAVAGVYSLLDHKLANWLIQHNNATLFQNRTVKELLWGYKDPMLNSMIGVFYPYNGTSDGPYTVFTGKDDIKKVATIKCWQGEKSLNYWKDPYCNMINGTDGSSFHPFLDKKEPLFFFSPDICRSISAEYDSTVNLKGIDVYRYMLPAEALASPVVNPDNQCYCTDPALTKNCTVAGLLDLTACKGTPVFLSLPHFLYGTNDLIESVVGLSPNFEEHSIFLDVEPITGFTLRFAKRLQLNMLYGPSDNIVILNKIKENTIFPLLWVNETAALDDETADLFKKELISRIDLLEGFQIGLLVAGSIIFVSCMIGLMVVCTKTKKYNLK; from the exons ATGACCTGCtgtgatcagagatgcaggctcaTCGCAGGGGCCGTGGTGGGCGCCCTGATCGCCGTGCTGGGCGGGATTCTCATCCCTGTGGGCAACACGTTCATTGAAAACACCGTGAACAAG GAAACAGTGTTGGAAAACGGGACATTAGCATTTGACACCTGGACGTCTGTTGATGTAGCAATATACAGGCAGTTCTGGCTGTTTGACGTTCAGAACCCTGACGATGTTGTAAGTCATGGGGCCAAACCTGTGCTGGTGCAGAAAGGGCCGTACACATACAG GACACGTTTTATCCCCAAAACCAATATCACCTTCAATGATAACTTCACTGTGTCCTTTGTGCTGCCGGCGGGAGCCATCTTTGAGCCTGGCATGTCAGTAGGAAATGAGGAGGACATAGTCACTTCACTCAACCTGGCTGTAGCA GGTGTCTACAGTTTGCTTGATCATAAATTGGCCAATTGGTTAATCCAGCACAACAATGCCACGCTCTTCCAGAACAGGACTGTTAAGGAGTTGTTATGGGGCTACAAAGACCCAATGCTGAACAGCATGATTGGAGTTTTCTATCCA TACAATGGCACCAGCGATGGACCATACACTGTGTTCACAGGCAAAGATGACATTAAAAAGGTAGCCACGATTAAATGCTGGCAGGGCGAAAA atCACTGAATTACTGGAAGGACCCTTATTGCAACATGATAAACGGAACAG ATGGTTCCTCCTTTCACCCGTTCTTGGACAAGAAAGAACCCCTGTTCTTCTTTTCTCCTGATATCTGCAG GTCAATATCTGCTGAGTATGACAGCACTGTGAACCTGAAGGGAATCGATGTGTATCGGTACATGTTGCCTGCTGAAGCTCTGGCCTCTCCAGTGGTCAACCCAGATAACCAGTGCTACTGTACAGACCCTGCGCTCACCAAAAACTGCACTGTGGCAGGACTTCTTGACCTCACTGCTTGTAAAG GAACTCCAGTATTCCTTTCCCTACCCCACTTCCTCTATGGTACCAATGATCTCATCGAGTCAGTGGTCGGACTGAGTCCGAACTTTGAAGAGCACTCCATATTTTTGGACGTTGAACCG ATTACAGGCTTCACTCTGAGATTTGCAAAAAGGCTTCAACTCAACATGTTGTACGGCCCATCTGATAACATTGT AATTCTGAATAAAATCAAGGAGAACACAATTTTCCCTTTGTTGTGGGTGAACGAG ACGGCAGCCCTGGACGATGAGACCGCCGACTTGTTCAAGAAAGAACTGATTTCTCGGATTGACCTGCTGGAGGGGTTTCAAATTGGACTTCTAGTGGCCGGTTCAATCATATTTGTCAGCTGTATGATTGGATTGATGGTGGTATGcacaaagacaaaaaaatacaatttaaaataa